The bacterium genome includes the window CTGGACCGCCTCGCGGGTGTTGAAGGCCGTATGCGGCGTGATGACGACGTTGCGCAGCCGCAGCAGGATGTGATCGGCAAGCAGCGTGTCGAGACCATGCTCGCGGGAGAAGTAGGTCCGAAGCAGCTCGGATTCCTCGCGGACGACCGGCTCCTCGGGCAGCACGTCGAGCCCGGCGGCCCCCAGCTTCCCGCTCGACAGCGCCTTCAGCAGCGCGTCGGTGTCGACGATCGGACCGCGGGCGGTGTTGATGAGGATCGCGCCGTCCTTCATCCGGTCGAAGGCGTCGGCGTCGATCAGACCCTTCGTCTTCTCGTTGCCCGGCACGTGGATCGTGATGACATCGGAC containing:
- a CDS encoding hydroxyacid dehydrogenase, with amino-acid sequence SDVITIHVPGNEKTKGLIDADAFDRMKDGAILINTARGPIVDTDALLKALSSGKLGAAGLDVLPEEPVVREESELLRTYFSREHGLDTLLADHILLRLRNVVITPHTAFNTREAVQRILDTSLGNIEGFLEGAPPNVVSS